A portion of the Pseudoxanthomonas sp. JBR18 genome contains these proteins:
- a CDS encoding two-component system response regulator: MLTPNRVFTAVSSPKDQQHWPNGAGSELNIVIVDDQASARTMLRHVIEDIASELAVHDFGDPQVALDWCSNNRTDLLLLDYRMPGMDGLEFARRFRRLPMHRDIPVILITVVGDEPIRQAALEAGVIDFLVKPVRPRELRARCRNLLQLRQQSENVKQRALSLEQRLLSSMHEVEERERETLSRLARAIEYRDSGTSAFLERMSRIAALIAEQLGMGEEDVRAIELAAPLHDMGKIAIPDAVLMKAGPLEPEEQAIMRRHPKIGHELLSGSQNRLIQAGAIIALRHHERFDGSGYPDGLRGEQIPIEARIVAVADVFDALISARPYKPAWTRDAALAYLYAQRGKLFDPVCVDALFRGRERLDAICERYSTVQARPGME; the protein is encoded by the coding sequence CGGCGGTTTCCTCACCCAAGGACCAGCAGCACTGGCCCAATGGGGCGGGGAGCGAACTGAACATCGTCATCGTCGACGATCAGGCGTCGGCGCGCACGATGCTGCGCCACGTGATCGAGGACATCGCCTCGGAACTGGCCGTTCACGATTTCGGCGATCCGCAGGTGGCCCTGGATTGGTGCAGCAATAACCGCACCGACCTGCTGCTGCTGGACTACCGCATGCCGGGGATGGACGGGCTGGAGTTCGCCCGCCGCTTCCGCCGCCTGCCGATGCATCGCGACATCCCGGTCATCCTGATCACCGTGGTCGGTGACGAGCCGATCCGCCAGGCCGCGCTGGAAGCCGGGGTCATCGATTTCCTGGTCAAGCCGGTGCGTCCGCGCGAGCTGCGCGCCCGCTGCCGCAACCTGCTGCAGCTGAGGCAGCAGTCCGAAAACGTCAAACAGCGCGCCCTGTCGCTGGAACAGCGCCTGCTGTCGAGCATGCACGAGGTGGAAGAGCGTGAGCGCGAGACGCTCTCGCGCCTGGCCCGGGCCATCGAATATCGCGATAGCGGCACCAGCGCATTCCTCGAACGCATGTCGCGCATCGCAGCGCTCATCGCCGAGCAACTGGGCATGGGCGAGGAGGATGTGCGGGCCATCGAGCTGGCCGCGCCCCTGCACGACATGGGCAAGATCGCCATCCCCGACGCGGTGCTGATGAAGGCCGGCCCCCTGGAGCCGGAAGAACAGGCGATCATGCGCCGCCATCCGAAGATCGGCCACGAGCTGCTCAGCGGTAGCCAGAATCGCCTGATCCAGGCCGGCGCGATCATCGCGCTGCGCCATCACGAGCGCTTCGATGGCAGCGGCTATCCGGATGGTCTGCGCGGCGAACAGATTCCCATCGAGGCCCGCATCGTGGCCGTGGCCGACGTGTTCGACGCGCTGATCTCGGCGCGCCCGTACAAGCCCGCCTGGACCCGCGATGCCGCGCTGGCCTACCTGTATGCACAGCGCGGCAAGCTGTTCGATCCGGTCTGCGTGGATGCGCTATTCCGTGGTCGCGAGCGGCTCGATGCCATCTGCGAACGTTATTCCACCGTGCAAGCCCGCCCAGGAATGGAGTAA